The genomic DNA aacaagaacactagctATTCGTTTTGACTAATTCATGAactataaaatttcaatttatttcgaaaaaattgattttgatcaaatatgatcggCGTGGATAaaacatgatccaaaaaattgaccaacatcattacaatcatgttgggaagctttatAGGCTGGGATTCAATagaattaacccaagaatagcaaacccgttttttttaaattcaaatttggggtttttgttatttagattgatTTATCGATTTTATCATATCcagatagtttataaataacataaacaacaagcatacaaacttatgcaatttgaaatataaaaatttctaattcaaactataaatatgaattaaaggttgattggaaccttaccaaAGATTGGAGAACATTCTTTGATCCTTAGGTTTTCTATATGCTCATATCCAAGCTATAAGGCCTTAaacagaaaatttgaaaaatctgaaAAGCTTTAAGCTCTAATGAcggatttttgattttcttcaatttgaagGGTATGGGTTGGTTCATTCGCTTCAAAATTATTTAGCGAAGCTAGTTATAGCTAATCTAAGTCGATTGGAGTCTTATAGTGGCCTGAATCGGCCAAAatccattaatggcttttgactGTTCTATGCTGAAATTGTTGTAATATGGATGATTCATTCCTATTTTGTTAGgtagaaatgatcaccatcgtagggtgatcattctaGGCTTTAAATGAGCTAGAATGGTTGACTATGGAGTAAGTTTCATAAAGGAGAAATCATCAACGGTTTTATATCCTTATCTAGACAgcgtcgcgatgaagaagaaggtggCACTCAAAACAACGCCATTTTGAGTACGTTGGAGCATTCCGTTGGCATTCCGTCAAAACGTCGTTGCGTCTGGGCGTTCTGTTAGTGTCCTGGCTAACAAGGCATTAGCCATTCTGCTATGGTCGGGCGCTTGTTGATTTGGCTACAACCGGCTACACGTCTCTTTCCAGGGCTCTAGATTAAAATTCAACGCTCATCCGATGGTCCTAGCGTGTGCCGcaactaatttatttagtttcGACCACACAGGAtcacatgtatatatatttttattaaatccttaagggtttatttaaattgatttttctttcatcctttTGGTTTtagttttgatctttttaaatacataaaatattaaaataaatatgaatgaatacataaattcattcaaaattatttatttttgtctcttaatttttctaaaattattttaaaataaatgagtacaacatttatctcaaataattttatttttattattttgactatttcccttaattaattagactttaattatcataataattagcctaattaattttattaattggttTTGGCCATGaggttaatatttttatcttatttgttagaatataatttataaaaatggttttaataattaatggataaaactaagttcaattaaatatataagttaaatatatatatataattgctaagttatatcaagtatattaattgttttaaaaataataataaggtaTTGTAGTATAGTGATAAGTGTTTTATTATTTCAGGGAGGCTGCGCACGTCCGACTGAGTAAAATACCGAAATTGCCACGTAGGAGCGCATCCGACATTCTACACTTCAGCATTTCAAGTGGCTTGTCGGTCGGTTATTTAGACTTTGGCATTTAATGAGATCGGTATTAAATGAGGCATACGACATTTAAGAGGCGCATCGGTATTAAATGACTTCGGCATTTAAGACAGAACTAAAGAATAGGCTCCATTAAATCCTATGCAATGAACGCTCCTAGTATAACAGGCTCCATTAATGAATTATTGGCTCACTATCATAAAAGTACAGATAGGATCAAAAGAAGATATTTTTTGATGTACTTTTCTGGAACTCATCCAATCAAGTTAGGACTGGTGTCTTCTAAAACAAATATGATCGTTGTTGTACTTTGaatatataagaagattaatGGAAGAACATAATAGAAGACTTTATGATCTACGCTCTCTAGCTAATAAAaatctctacaaatatatattaaagctCTTGTCTTAGCATATTTCTATGCGAGAGTGTTTTCATACCGAAAATCATTGTATCACTTTTCCATTATTATGAgttctttgtaagttgatagagtgtctcaacaagtgttgtgtgttCTAGGAGTTCGAAAACATGTAGTAACTAATTTTTGGTTATTCGACTGAGTTTGTATACATGTTGTAATCAAActaaatcttctagtgaatattcttctcaaggttgagaagaatatCATTCTCGAGGTCAAGAaaaaagggtgacgtaggagattttactctgaacatccataaacatctcttgtgtcttgtgttcttttcgCATTATCCTAATCTTTTCGTATTGCTCCAAGACAAAACAAACAGTTACGCACTTGACTTTGTCAAGAGTTTGTGATGGCTTGTATAGAGTAGAAACgagataatcaacctctaatagGGTTATTATTGAACggtgtgtgtgtaagcgttcaacgtTGCGAGACCCCCGTCTTCTTCGACGATCCcgatcccaacaagtggtatcagattaagttgtttctattctcaagcattcgaatatcatcatgtctttcatcaacgagcccccATATTCTGCATTGAAGAATGTGTTGATTGGAAGATTCACATAGAGGTGCATCTGGCCTCACAagacgatgacatgtggtatgttatcacTGATGGcccaataaaaattgaaagccaAAATGCAAATGGACGActgaagataagaagatgaataacctAGATCATGTTGCCAAAAATATTCTGTACAAGTCGCTGGACAAGAATatgtttagtaagatcaagTCGTGCTCCTCTACTAAATAAATTTGGGAGTAGTTGATTCAATTGTGTGAGGGAAACGACCAAATAAAAGAGAACTAGAAAGAGTAGAAGGCTCTGATGGCTGGTGAAAGCAAGGGAAAATGGGCCGATAACGATtcagacgactcatcatccagcgacagtAATGATAAAGTTATTACCTACTTCACGGTTGAGAAAGAAtctaaggtatttgatttctcctctgaaGAATTTAAAAGAGATGACTTAACTGCTGCACTTAATGAACTAAAGAATATGCTTCATTAAATCCTCTGCAATGAATGTTCCTAGTATAACCGGCTCCATTAATGAATTATTGACTCACTATCATacaagtacagacaagatcaaaagaGGATATTTTTTGATGTACTTTTCTGGAACTCAACCAATCAAGTTAAGACTAGTGTCTTCTAAAGCAAATATGAACGTTGTTGTGCTTTGaatatataagaagattaaaAGAAGAACAGAACAAAAGACTTTATGATCTAGGCTCTCTTGCTAATAAAACTCTCTATAATCCAACAACATAGACAGAACTAAAGAAGACTGTCACATAACAAGATTATTTCAAATCCTCTGTAATGAACGCTCCTAGTATAACCGGCTCCATTAATGAATTTTTGGCTCACTATCATAAAAGTACATACAAGATCAAAGGAGAATATTTTATGATGTACTTTTCGGGAACTCAACCAATCAAGTTAAGATTGGTGTCTTCTGTAGcaaatatgaccgttgttgtactttaaatatataagaagattaaaAGAAGAACATAACAGAAGACTTGATGATCTAGGCTCTCTTTCTAATAAAActctctacaaatatatattcaagctCTTGTCTTAGCATATTTTTGTGAGAGAGTGTTTTCATACTAAAAATCATTGTATCACTTTTCCATTAATGTGAgttctttgtaagttgataCAGTGTCTATAAACAAGTGTTGTATATTctaggagttcgaaaacagGCAATAACTAAGTCCTAGTTATTCGAGTAGATTTGTATACGTGttttaatcaaaccaaatcttctagtgaatattcttctcaaggttgagaagaatatccttctcgaggtcgcgagaagaaggggtgacgtatgagagtttactccgaacatgCATAAACATctcttgtgtcttgtgttcttttcaCATTATCCTAATCTTATTGTATTACTTCAAGTCGAAACAAACAGTTACGCACTTGACTCtatcaagagtttgtgacgacttgtATAGAGTAAAAATGAGATAATCAACCATTAACAGGGTTATTATCGAACGTTGTGTGTATAAACATTCAACGTTGCGAGACCCCAGTCTCTTTCGACGATCCCGATCccaacattatttatttaaaaataagtcaaaataattattttaatattataaattaggatgtagatttttagtgcttatatAAGTGAATAAAGTTATATTCAGAAATTCatttgttgtttcaatattttttatgctAGTTCCCGTGAGTTCTCTATTAATAACTCATTTTAAACTCTCTTCTATTATGTTACCTCAGTTATATGAGATTATCGAGTATATGTTACGACATTcatatgtaattttaattagttcACTTATGTATTATGTATGCATATTTGTACTCAATCATATTTGACATATTCAACAAATATAGTTAGTAGAtacttgaaaattttaagtaaagAGAATTGGAGAGTAATTTTGTTGATCGTATGTTATTTATGGCGTTTAATGGATATTCACCTATCGTTTGGGAGGACTAGAGAGTATTGACGTTTATACAATTAGTTTGAAAACTATTCCACACAGTATAGTCGTGTTGTCTATTAGAAAATTTGAATTCATGGTCATTATAGAAACGTTTAAAgatgttattttgtttaaatttttatttgggaAATCAAGAAAGATTTACAAATTACGAAGTCTTTTGTGATAGTCAAAgtgatatttgttttttactaATGATGTGATGTTCAATTAAAAAGACTAAGAACATTGATGTGCGATATTTTTCTgtacatgatattattttttggtgatATTTATATGAACTTTATTAGCATTGTAGATAATCCTACTtatatgatgatgaagacgtTCTATATTATAAAGTTTGAGCATTACTCGAATTTAGTTGTTATTGGTTATTGAGTAAGCCCATATAAGTTCTGGAAGGGTTGAGATTGTTATAGTTGTTGTCGATaacttttgaaatatttgatttgtaCCAAGATAAAGATTATTAGAGTTATGGTAACATATTTGAGATGTTAAACCTAATTATGTGACTTTTGAATATATggttttaattaaagtttatgttACATAGAAAAactaggtttttttttttttttctctttttaaaattataatctgacaacataataaaaaagttGTGTCCTCTCTCCATGGTTTCTCCAGTTTTGAATTTCACGTATATAATCTTGTTTGCAAATATCTGTAGCTGAGTTTGAGTTGTGTTTAAACGAACAAAGGTTATTAAATATGgattataatatgttatttactagattatttattattactcacattttaatttatattgaataGTTTAAGATCCATATCCtcttaaacaaaaacaaaaaaaaattattttaaatgagttCAAATTTCTTGAGGTATCTAGTTCAATAGGGATTACTAGTCTTTAAGAAATATGGACAACTAGCGATTGGTGAAGAAGCAACATATCAATGAATTACCTCATGCGCAATTATTATAGAAAGTATCAAATTTGAATAGCATATTTGCTTATGAAATTGGGATTTATGGTAagaatatttatgaaattaaggTCTAACCTTCCAGAAAAGTATATTGAATTAAATGCCAAAACTATTAATATGTAACCCAATAACCTCTATTCAGAAtctgaaattaataataaagatcCTGCAAACGGGTCTTAAAAGCATCCCACGACAAATCTTTCTCAATGTAGTCAATTTGGGAAGGGTCAAAGGGGCCTTTGATTCTGTCTATCCATCTTATGGCTGCCCTTGCCGGAAGAATACTTGTTGATGGGTCTGCAGAAGTGCCATAGCTCAAGCTGGACGAGAACccctaatataataattgattgaactagttatatatatgtataggCTAGGCTAGCAAGTAAtggagattaattaattaaaccttGAAGACGACAACTTGAACTTCTTGTTCATCCAATATAGCCCTAACAATAAGTGCTTCATCTCTAGCTGATTGGCTGTACCGTTCTAACATAGCTAAGTCTTCATTTTgcccatcatcatcattatgATATCTGACTGATCTCCTTCTTGCTCTACATGATGTTCTAGTAGCTGCTGCTGCAGGTTGTTTGAGGAGTATTTGCCCAGCTACTAAGCACCAGGTAGCTCCTACGCCGGCTGCAGTCTTAAACTTAACTGGATAATTTGCTACAACTTTAACATCATCATGTGCAGCTGATGGAATAATGACGCAGGCCGTACACTTGGCTAATTGCTTCACCATTTCAGAGCCCACTCTAAGAGATCGATTTTGAACATGAGTTGAGACCGATTCAATGCTCCATCTACTACTTTATCTCTTTATAAATTATGGTTAGTCCCAATACATGGACATGAGACAAAAGATAACTACCATTTtcagagagagaagaatatctTATCTCTTTCTTCTCCCTTCTTGGCTACAAGATACAGATAAGCTAGTCatgtataatatttgtatttaaaaataaataaagaatatttgcTACTTGCATCTAAACAAAAGCATGAGCTTCTTATGGGTtaatataaactctaatttattaaaaaaaaatgtcagtATTAATTTACagtcataaaatatatattttttaaataaataaaaatacattttaatagttttgttaattataaattaCGTTAATGAcagattataaaatatttttgattaaaattaattaaaaaaaatcaacccaAGAAACTTCTACGTACagacaaatatatttaataaattaaaaaataatttaagtaataggtaggaatataaattataaatcaccCCGATTTCAGTTATGAATTCTCCTGTTATATGTTTTCCCGGTTTGATCGGTCATTaggaatgatatttgtgtctccCGCCACTATGTCCCGATATCACCCGATTTTACTTCGAACAATAATAAACacagttaaatatataatatcaacaatgaatttatttattattaataatttataagagttttaagtttatttttataacaatataaaattttaatatattatattaaaaataaaatttgtaaattttttttatataaaattatttttttaagagaatatGGTATAACGGTGCCCCATAAAGATTCTCTAAAATCAAACGGAGTGGGATTGTATTAAAACAAATTTCCCGAAATAGAATGGGGCGAGGATGGTAACACATTCCTCGTCTCATTGTCATTTCTAATAagaagtttattttaattaatagttcaattatttatactcGAACTTaagtcatttttattaaattatgcttaaaattttgaatgatgGAATATGAGATCGAATTATCACAATTTGAAATAGTAGATAATTTTCTCAACTCGAtaaaacatttgtttttttttattttaatgtattatttattcttctaattaatttgttacatctataaatgaaaaaatatttataaaacaaaagaaaCAAGAAACAAGAAATTATGTCCTTAAATATTCATCGGATGTCAAACTCAAATCGCACAAGTAAAACAAACTTCCGAAAAGTAAAAAATCTCGAGTAATTCCTTAAGGGTTCTCTCCCAAAAAAATCTTCTTCCCAAAACAAAATCCCTAATCCCTATTTATAcacaacaaagaaaaaaatttaaaaccatGAAGTTGTTCTTATAGTTCATCTATTTCATATTTAGTTTTGTTCatcttgttcatattggttgttCAAATTGtcgataatgattttttttgatGATTCTATGAATTGGTTCCGTTGCAGGGAAGATTCACGTTTCGTGATGGAACTTTACCTTTCGCGAATGAAACTCACATTTCGCGAAGTCACGTTTCACCAATgggcttcacgtttcgcgatgGGCCatgatttcttattttttatagttaatcatgactTCATTTGGGAAGGTATAAACATCACTCATGGTTTTAAAGAGAATATGTGTTAGCAAAATACACCTTAATAATCTTTACATGAAaatatttagattcttcagaaaaagcTTTTGAATAAGCGATCATTGATCTTCAGGTAAAAGAAGATAGTTTCAAATTGATTAGTAAGTCTATTGAAGAAAGTAAAGAAGAAGTTGAGTTATTAAACAGAAAATTAACAACTCAACTACTTATTTACTTTCTTCAATGGACTTACGAATCAAtttcaaaccatcttctcttacctGAAACTCAATGATCGCTTCTTCAAAGGCCTTTTCTAAAGAATATAAATGTTTTCATATAAGATTAATAAgatttataagatttattttgctAAGACAAATTCTCTTCAAACCCATGACTTTACTGTTGATACCTTTCAAACGAGAGAGATTacctataaataatttaaaaagtttgtaTTTCGCGATTGGTAGTCCCTTCGAGATGTGATTCACGTTTCGTGATGTGACTTCATGACTGGACTTCATGATTCGTGAATGGGCTTAATGTTTTGCGAAGGAATTCGAATAGGTGCGCATTTCGCACGCGCTATTCTCTTTATAATTCTATTATTCTCTACTATCGCAGAACAATTTATTTCTTCACTTCGCGAAGACCTCTTCTCTCTCTAGCATTTGCTTAACTTCACTTCTCCCTGCCACGACGATTCTTTCTGCTCGTCTTCTTGTTCCTTCATCGTCGTGATTAATCAAGTTAgtttagtttttggtttaaatcgtttagggtttatgtttatAGTTTCGCgatgggtttagggtttatgtttagGGTTTTGCTATGGGTTAGGGTTTATGTTGATGGCTTCTTTATGGGTTagggtttatgtttatgttttcacgatgggtttagggtttatggttTCGCTATGGTTTAAGATTTATGTTTATGGTTTCGCGATGGGTTTAGGGTTTTGCTATGGGATAGGTATTATTTTGATGGTTTTGCgatgggtttagggtttatatttAGTGTTTCACTAttggttagggtttagggtttctctatggtatttgtatttgtttttacatttttgttgttgttcctttttTAGATGGATGAAACCACCGTTACTGA from Impatiens glandulifera chromosome 9, dImpGla2.1, whole genome shotgun sequence includes the following:
- the LOC124916517 gene encoding uncharacterized protein LOC124916517, producing the protein MVKQLAKCTACVIIPSAAHDDVKVVANYPVKFKTAAGVGATWCLVAGQILLKQPAAAATRTSCRARRRSVRYHNDDDGQNEDLAMLERYSQSARDEALIVRAILDEQEVQVVVFKGFSSSLSYGTSADPSTSILPARAAIRWIDRIKGPFDPSQIDYIEKDLSWDAFKTRLQDLYY